The Populus alba chromosome 6, ASM523922v2, whole genome shotgun sequence genome contains a region encoding:
- the LOC118048560 gene encoding lipid phosphate phosphatase gamma, whose translation MPNPPLKAVTLTHVRYQKGDRLGHFLAWVSLVPVFVSLGGFFTHFVFRRELHCMFFALGLIISQFINEIIKTSVQQARPETCALLEMCDSHGWPSSHSQYMFFFAVYFTLLTVEGIGLSQVKNKWAVNFCPWSLAVLTMFSRVYLGYHTVAQVFAGAALGIFLGACWFWVVNNVIYEYFPVIEESKFGRMFYVKDTSHIKNILKFEYDNARAARKNMADKAN comes from the coding sequence ATGCCCAATCCGCCACTTAAAGCTGTGACTCTCACCCACGTACGCTACCAAAAAGGCGACCGATTAGGCCATTTCTTAGCATGGGTTTCACTAGTTCCTGTCTTCGTAAGCCTAGGCGGTTTCTTCACTCACTTCGTATTCCGTCGTGAACTCCATTGCATGTTCTTCGCTTTAGGTCTTATTATTTCCCAATTCATCAACGAAATCATCAAAACGTCTGTCCAACAAGCCCGACCCGAAACCTGTGCACTTCTTGAGATGTGTGATTCTCATGGCTGGCCTTCTAGTCATTCTCAGTACATGTTCTTTTTCGctgtttattttactttattgacAGTTGAAGGAATTGGGTTGTCTCAGGTTAAGAATAAATGGGCTGTTAATTTTTGTCCATGGTCATTAGCTGTTTTGACCATGTTTTCGAGAGTTTATTTAGGGTATCATACGGTTGCCCAGGTTTTTGCTGGGGCTGCTTTAGGGATTTTTCTTGGGGCGTGCTGGTTTTGGGTTGTGAATAAtgtaatttatgaatattttccGGTGATTGAGGAGAGTAAGTTTGGAAGGatgttttatgtgaaggataCTTCGcatattaagaatattttgaaGTTTGAGTATGATAATGCAAGAGCTGCTAGAAAGAATATGGCTGACAAGGCTAATTGA
- the LOC118048559 gene encoding elongation factor 1-alpha, with protein sequence MGKEKIHINIVVIGHVDSGKSTTTGHLIYKLGGIDKRVIERFEKEAAEMNKRSFKYAWVLDKLKAERERGITIDIALWKFETTRYYCTVIDAPGHRDFIKNMITGTSQADCAVLIIDSTTGGFEAGISKDGQTREHALLAFTLGVKQMICCCNKMDATTPKYSKARFDEIVKEVSSYLKKVGYNPEKIPFVPISGFEGDNMIERSTNLDWYKGPTLLDALDQISEPKRPTDKPLRLPLQDVYKIGGIGTVPVGRVETGILKPGMVVTFGPTGLTTEVKSVEMHHEALQEALPGDNVGFNVKNVAVKDLKRGFVASNSKDDPAKEAANFTSQVIIMNHPGQIGNGYAPVLDCHTCHIAVKFAEILTKIDRRSGKELEKEPKFLKNGDAGFVKMIPTKPMVVETFSAYPPLGRFAVRDMRQTVAVGVIKSVEKKDPSGAKVTKSAVKKK encoded by the exons ATGGGCAAGGAGAAGATACACATTAACATTGTGGTTATTGGTCATGTTGACTCTGGCAAGTCAACCACTACCGGTCATTTGATCTACAAGCTTGGAGGTATTGACAAGCGTGTGATTGAGAGGTTTGAGAAGGAAGCTGCTGAGATGAACAAAAGGTCATTCAAGTATGCCTGGGTTTTGGACAAGCTTAAGGCTGAGCGTGAGCGTGGTATCACAATTGACATTGCTCTCTGGAAGTTTGAGACAACTAGGTACTACTGCACTGTCATTGATGCCCCTGGTCATCGTGACTTTATCAAGAATATGATCACTGGTACCTCACAGGCTGACTGTGCTGTCCTAATTATTGATTCCACCACTGGTGGTTTTGAAGCTGGTATCTCCAAGGATGGCCAGACCCGTGAACATGCCTTGCTTGCCTTCACCCTTGGTGTGAAGCAGATGATTTGCTGTTGCAACAag ATGGATGCCACCACCCCCAAGTACTCCAAGGCCAGGTTCGATGAAATCGTGAAGGAAGTTTCTTCCTACCTGAAGAAGGTTGGTTACAACCCTGAGAAGATCCCATTTGTCCCTATATCTGGTTTTGAGGGTGATAACATGATCGAGAGGTCCACCAACCTTGACTGGTACAAGGGCCCCACCCTCCTTGATGCTCTTGACCAGATCAGTGAGCCCAAGAGACCCACAGACAAGCCTCTCCGTCTTCCACTTCAGGATGTCTACAAGATTGGTGGTATTGGAACTGTACCTGTGGGACGTGTTGAGACTGGTATCCTGAAACCTGGTATGGTCGTAACCTTCGGCCCCACTGGACTGACCACTGAAGTTAAATCTGTTGAGATGCACCATGAAGCTCTTCAGGAGGCCCTTCCAGGTGACAATGTTGGTTTCAATGTTAAGAATGTTGCTGTCAAGGATCTCAAACGTGGTTTTGTTGCTTCCAACTCTAAGGATGATCCTGCCAAGGAGGCTGCCAACTTCACCTCTCAGGTCATCATCATGAACCACCCTGGTCAAATTGGGAATGGATATGCCCCTGTCCTTGACTGTCACACCTGCCACATTGCTGTCAAGTTTGCTGAGATTTTGACCAAGATTGACAGGCGATCTGGCAAAGAGCTCGAGAAGGAGCCCAAGTTCTTGAAGAATGGTGATGCTGGGTTTGTGAAGATGATTCCCACCAAGCCTATGGTTGTTGAGACCTTTTCTGCCTATCCTCCTCTTGGTCGTTTTGCAGTGAGGGACATGCGCCAGACCGTGGCAGTCGGTGTCATTAAGAGTGTTGAGAAGAAGGATCCATCTGGTGCCAAGGTCACCAAGTCTGCAGTAAAGAAAAAGTGA
- the LOC118048558 gene encoding beta-1,4-xylosyltransferase IRX9, with the protein MGSLERSKRKVQLWKKAIVHFGLCFVMGFFTGFAPGGKASIFSSRVVASNKSHSVQMLPQQVASVPHASNVNRSMIAESPVPTPSSSKESEPAKFLEKEAEAEPKLLPRRLAIIVTPISTEDPYQGVFLRRLANTIKLVPPPLLWIVVEGQSDSDEVSEILRKTGIMYRHLVIKENFTDPEAELDHQRNVALRHIEQHRLSGIVHFAGLSNVYDLGFFDELRQIEVFGTWPVALLSANKNKVTIEGPVCDSSQVIGWHLKKMNNETDKRPPIHISSFGFNSSILWDPERWGRPSSVQQTSQNSIKFVKQAALEDETELKGIPPEDCSKIMLWRLNLPVSKSPSYHLSTTGSTDASRRKI; encoded by the exons ATGGGGTCTTTGGAAAGATCAAAGAGGAAAGTTCAGTTGTGGAAGAAAGCTATAGTTcattttggtttatgttttgtTATGGGCTTTTTTACAGGTTTCGCTCCAGGGGGCAAGGCTTCAATTTTTTCTAGTCGTGTTGTTGCATCAAATAAATCGCATTCTGTTCAAATGTTGCCCCAGCAGGTTGCAAGTGTACCACATGCTAGTAATGTTAACAGAAGTATGATAGCTGAAAGTCCTGTACCAACTCCATCAAGCTCCAAGGAATCTGAACCTGCAAAATTCTTGGagaaagaagcagaagcagaaccCAAGTTACTACCAAGAAGACTGGCAATTATCGTTACGCCAATTAGTACTGAAGATCCGTACCAAGGGGTGTTTTTGAGGAGGTTAGCTAATACAATCAAGCTGGTTCCGCCTCCATTATTGTGGATTGTTGTGGAAGGGCAATCAGATTCAGATGAAGTATCGGAGATACTTAGAAAAACAGGCATCATGTATAGGCATTTGGTCATCAAGGAGAACTTTACAGATCCTGAAGCAGAGCTGGATCATCAAAGGAATGTTGCTTTAAGGCACATTGAGCAACACAGGCTGAGTGGAATTGTTCATTTCGCCGGGCTTTCCAATGTTTATGATCTTGGCTTCTTCGACGAGCTTAGACAAATTGA GGTGTTTGGGACATGGCCAGTGGCTCTGCTTTcagcaaacaaaaacaaagtgaCAATCGAAGGACCCGTGTGTGATTCTTCGCAGGTTATCGGGTGGCatctgaagaagatgaacaacgAAACGGATAAAAGGCCTCCAATCCATATTTCAAGTTTTGGATTCAACAGTTCGATCCTTTGGGATCCGGAGAGATGGGGTCGCCCTTCATCTGTCCAGCAAACCTCACAG AATTCAATCAAATTTGTCAAACAAGCAGCTCTCGAAGATGAAACAGAGTTGAAGGGAATCCCACCAGAGGACTGTTCAAAAATCATGCTTTGGCGTCTTAATCTTCCCGTTTCAAAATCACCAAGCTACCATCTTTCAACCACCGGATCCACGGATGCTAGCAGGAGAAAAATATGA